One window from the genome of Spiractinospora alimapuensis encodes:
- a CDS encoding RNA polymerase sigma factor yields the protein MGNTGDVSGLVNAASTGRDAAWRELTRRFGGLIWTMARAEGLNAHDASDVEQTVWLRLVEHIDHLREPDSVRAWLLTTARHECRRLRLANRRVRPVAEPAQDGWVRAADEEAHERERTRLVLRVLRRLPVPCGLLLRLQAHDPVPEPETLAAVTGVPVGDLPKARRRCLRSFRRRLDALSRSPRGRTTP from the coding sequence GTGGGGAACACTGGGGACGTATCAGGCCTGGTCAACGCCGCGTCGACGGGGCGCGACGCCGCATGGCGCGAACTGACACGACGGTTCGGTGGACTGATCTGGACGATGGCCCGCGCCGAGGGACTCAACGCCCACGACGCGAGCGACGTCGAGCAGACCGTCTGGTTGAGGCTCGTGGAACACATCGACCATCTGCGCGAGCCGGACAGCGTTCGAGCCTGGTTGTTGACCACGGCGCGCCACGAGTGTCGCCGGCTGCGGCTCGCCAACCGTCGGGTGCGTCCGGTCGCCGAGCCAGCGCAGGACGGCTGGGTGCGGGCGGCCGACGAGGAGGCACACGAACGGGAACGGACCCGGCTGGTGCTGCGGGTGCTGCGCCGGCTGCCCGTGCCCTGCGGCCTGCTGCTGCGCCTCCAGGCCCACGACCCGGTCCCCGAACCCGAGACCCTCGCGGCGGTGACCGGAGTGCCTGTCGGCGACCTGCCCAAGGCCCGCCGCCGGTGCCTCCGATCATTTCGCAGACGCCTCGACGCCCTCTCCCGATCACCTCGAGGAAGGACCACACCATGA
- a CDS encoding CHAT domain-containing protein, with protein sequence MTADDHPGTHAVELVGHDPTRARSVATRVLAEHDRPAVRAAALRALALVHREYGDTRKARLLLRRAWFEADGAGDRGEAELARGGIDGLMALHHPRGSSRAFRDALGTHGLLRQGVRQTQLGALVDARHSFTAVLLRSADPQVQVAALLGQGEAQLTAGALADASDQLERALAVAEAGALHYLGALVRQCAARLAARTGDPAAALTAMDAAVPWLRGERAADLAFERAGVLSDAGLSAEAESVVAGHLPPTPHGRRVTRLWARAQDAVRRRDTTSALDYVRRLRALPGPGPWVGAHVERQARSVAPGGRPILLSPSRAPAMRPTVRTLLARFRRTWLLAHANNGQRSASPTLRSELAVLARRIHDGYRASAEGHVSVPAPPNRVVPTVRFREVGGDVVAEVTAHGTSSTRRIGTVTQVRATVAGVRSAVWRGTEARTGPRGEALWPLAEAVLPTALSLPERGPVTIAPHGALWQVPWGMLPRLRGREVRVLGPPPVTLAPGESDRGPVSVTLVAGPSATSASEIRKLGALRPDARTLTGQDAVCSQVSDAMSRGGLVHVAGHGVAGYHRMGGGILLTDGPYTGYDLWLAARPPRVLVLSACGPAGSTPLGLPLAAIRHGVAVVIASVVPVRDTLLPAAMLATHRSLLDGVPPARAVDRHLAHLGFVVFSRE encoded by the coding sequence GTGACGGCGGACGACCATCCGGGGACCCACGCCGTCGAACTCGTTGGACACGACCCGACGCGTGCTCGTTCCGTCGCCACGCGTGTCCTGGCGGAGCACGACCGGCCGGCGGTTCGCGCCGCCGCGTTACGGGCGCTCGCGCTCGTCCACCGTGAGTACGGCGACACCCGAAAGGCCCGCCTCCTGCTGCGGCGCGCGTGGTTCGAGGCGGACGGCGCCGGTGACCGGGGCGAAGCGGAGCTCGCCCGAGGAGGGATCGATGGGCTGATGGCCCTGCACCACCCTCGGGGATCCTCTCGCGCTTTCCGCGACGCCCTGGGCACGCACGGTCTGCTCCGACAGGGCGTGCGCCAGACCCAGCTCGGCGCGTTGGTCGACGCGAGGCACTCGTTCACCGCCGTCCTGCTGCGAAGCGCCGACCCCCAGGTTCAGGTGGCCGCGCTGCTCGGTCAGGGCGAAGCCCAGCTCACCGCGGGAGCCCTCGCGGACGCCTCCGACCAGCTCGAGCGCGCACTGGCCGTAGCCGAGGCCGGGGCACTGCACTATCTCGGCGCGTTGGTCCGTCAGTGCGCGGCACGACTGGCCGCCCGGACCGGGGATCCCGCCGCGGCGCTCACGGCGATGGACGCGGCGGTCCCGTGGCTGCGAGGCGAACGCGCGGCCGACCTCGCGTTCGAACGCGCGGGCGTGCTCTCCGATGCCGGCCTGTCCGCCGAAGCAGAGTCGGTCGTCGCGGGGCATCTGCCCCCAACCCCACACGGTCGTCGGGTCACCAGGCTGTGGGCGCGGGCACAGGACGCGGTGCGACGCCGGGACACGACGTCGGCGTTGGACTACGTCCGTCGGCTGCGCGCGCTTCCCGGTCCCGGCCCCTGGGTTGGCGCCCACGTCGAACGTCAGGCCCGGTCCGTCGCGCCGGGCGGTCGGCCGATCCTCCTCTCACCCAGCCGCGCCCCAGCGATGCGCCCGACGGTGCGCACCCTCCTCGCGCGCTTTCGTCGAACGTGGCTGCTCGCGCACGCGAACAACGGACAACGGTCGGCGTCGCCGACTCTTCGCTCCGAGCTCGCCGTGCTCGCCCGAAGGATCCATGACGGATACCGGGCCAGCGCCGAAGGTCACGTGTCCGTTCCCGCACCCCCGAACCGTGTCGTCCCGACGGTCCGGTTCCGAGAGGTCGGGGGCGATGTCGTCGCCGAGGTGACCGCGCACGGCACGTCGTCCACCCGCCGGATCGGGACGGTGACGCAGGTCCGAGCGACCGTCGCCGGCGTGCGTTCGGCCGTTTGGCGCGGCACCGAAGCGCGTACGGGTCCACGGGGTGAGGCCCTGTGGCCGCTCGCCGAGGCGGTCCTCCCCACGGCCCTCTCCCTACCGGAGCGCGGCCCGGTGACGATCGCACCGCATGGGGCCCTGTGGCAAGTCCCCTGGGGGATGCTGCCGCGACTGCGCGGTCGTGAGGTTCGGGTTCTCGGCCCGCCTCCCGTGACCCTCGCTCCTGGGGAGTCCGACCGTGGTCCCGTGTCGGTGACCTTGGTCGCCGGACCGTCGGCGACCAGCGCGTCGGAGATCCGGAAGCTCGGCGCGCTGCGCCCGGACGCCCGGACGCTGACGGGCCAGGACGCCGTGTGCTCCCAGGTGAGCGACGCCATGAGTCGCGGCGGCCTGGTCCATGTCGCGGGACACGGCGTGGCGGGGTACCACCGGATGGGCGGCGGGATCCTGCTCACGGACGGGCCCTACACCGGGTATGATCTCTGGCTCGCGGCACGGCCGCCCCGAGTTCTCGTCCTGTCGGCCTGCGGTCCCGCGGGAAGCACCCCGCTGGGGCTTCCGCTGGCGGCGATTCGGCACGGGGTGGCGGTCGTCATCGCCAGCGTCGTTCCGGTGCGGGACACGCTGCTTCCCGCCGCCATGCTGGCCACGCACCGTTCGCTTCTCGACGGTGTTCCGCCCGCCCGCGCTGTGGACCGCCACCTCGCCCATCTGGGGTTCGTGGTCTTCTCCCGCGAGTGA
- a CDS encoding MBL fold metallo-hydrolase gives MSYTGDTQVGGPADVRELPHLTITKLAVGSMDNNAYLLRCRGTDEALLIDAASEADRILELLRDRGLKRVVTTHRHSDHWGALAEVVGTTGAKTTAHPVDGGELPVTVDDPVEHGDAVWVGECRLDVIHLRGHTPGSIALRYDDPEGATHLFTGDSLFPGGVGKTWSPADFTSLIDDVEERLFATMDDTTWVYPGHGKDTTLGVERPHLAEWRSRGW, from the coding sequence GTGAGCTATACCGGAGACACACAGGTCGGTGGACCGGCCGACGTGCGCGAACTGCCCCATCTCACGATCACGAAGCTCGCGGTGGGGTCGATGGACAACAACGCCTACCTCCTGCGGTGCCGAGGCACAGATGAGGCGTTGTTGATCGACGCCGCCAGCGAGGCCGATCGGATCCTGGAGCTGTTGCGGGACCGCGGTCTCAAGAGGGTCGTGACCACACACCGACACTCCGACCACTGGGGAGCACTCGCGGAGGTCGTGGGCACGACCGGGGCCAAGACCACCGCCCATCCCGTCGACGGAGGGGAACTCCCGGTCACGGTGGACGACCCGGTGGAACACGGCGACGCGGTCTGGGTCGGCGAGTGTCGCCTGGACGTCATCCACCTACGGGGCCACACCCCCGGCTCGATCGCGCTGCGCTACGACGACCCCGAGGGAGCCACCCACCTCTTCACCGGGGACTCGTTGTTCCCGGGGGGTGTGGGCAAGACGTGGAGTCCCGCCGACTTCACCTCCCTCATCGACGACGTGGAGGAGCGTCTCTTCGCCACGATGGACGACACGACGTGGGTCTATCCCGGGCACGGGAAGGACACCACCTTGGGTGTGGAACGGCCCCACCTGGCCGAATGGCGGTCCCGCGGCTGGTAG
- a CDS encoding enoyl-CoA hydratase-related protein: MSQPVLSETSRGIATITLNSPERRNALSAAVRIGLARALAAAMADDSVRAVVLTAAGPAFCAGVDLKEVAAERAGRPADPDAPTLSELLHGIGQAPKPVVTAVQGPARAGGVGIVAASDIAIAVDSATFAFTEVRIGVVPAVISVPVGRRMHQRPFERYFLTGEVFSAREAADSGLVTETVPDGELTAATERVVDGLRQAAPAALMATKAAVLGADAAAEVAAYERMGKISTEFFASEDAAEGRAAFQEKRAPRWAM; this comes from the coding sequence GTGTCGCAGCCGGTCCTGAGCGAGACCTCGCGGGGAATCGCCACGATCACCCTCAACTCACCGGAGCGGCGCAACGCCCTCTCCGCCGCGGTGCGGATCGGCCTCGCGCGCGCCCTGGCCGCCGCGATGGCCGACGACTCCGTGCGCGCGGTCGTGCTCACCGCCGCCGGTCCGGCCTTCTGCGCGGGAGTCGACCTGAAGGAGGTCGCGGCGGAGAGGGCGGGACGACCCGCCGACCCCGACGCGCCCACGCTCTCCGAGCTGCTGCACGGCATCGGCCAGGCACCCAAACCGGTCGTGACCGCGGTGCAGGGGCCGGCGCGGGCGGGCGGCGTCGGCATCGTCGCCGCGAGTGACATCGCGATCGCCGTGGACAGCGCCACCTTCGCGTTCACCGAGGTGCGGATCGGCGTCGTGCCCGCCGTCATCTCCGTGCCGGTGGGGCGAAGGATGCACCAGCGTCCCTTCGAGCGGTACTTCCTCACTGGTGAGGTCTTCTCCGCTCGCGAGGCGGCGGACTCCGGGCTCGTCACCGAGACCGTGCCCGACGGCGAGCTGACCGCCGCGACCGAACGCGTGGTGGATGGGCTGCGCCAAGCCGCTCCCGCGGCGCTGATGGCGACCAAGGCGGCCGTGCTGGGTGCTGATGCCGCGGCGGAGGTGGCGGCATACGAGCGGATGGGGAAGATCTCCACCGAGTTCTTCGCCTCCGAGGACGCGGCCGAGGGGCGCGCCGCGTTCCAGGAGAAGCGAGCGCCGCGTTGGGCGATGTGA
- a CDS encoding peroxiredoxin encodes MRVGDHVADFELRDHNGQPVRLYDLLADGAVVLFFYPAALTRGCTAESCHFRDLTGEFRALGARPVGISADAVDRQREFADTHGFDYPLLSDPDGVVATAFGVRRSRPMSAVAPTRRRTFVIDPNARVRAVIRNEVRMAAHADGALRALREPAS; translated from the coding sequence ATGAGGGTCGGAGACCACGTGGCCGACTTCGAGCTGCGTGACCACAACGGACAGCCGGTTCGCCTCTACGACCTCCTGGCCGACGGCGCCGTGGTCCTGTTCTTCTATCCCGCCGCACTCACCCGTGGCTGCACCGCCGAGAGCTGCCACTTCCGCGATCTGACCGGCGAGTTCCGCGCCCTGGGCGCGCGGCCCGTCGGTATCAGTGCCGACGCCGTCGACCGGCAGCGGGAGTTCGCCGACACCCACGGCTTCGACTATCCGTTGCTCTCCGACCCCGACGGCGTCGTCGCGACCGCGTTCGGGGTACGGAGGTCAAGGCCGATGTCCGCGGTCGCGCCGACCCGCCGCCGAACCTTCGTGATCGACCCGAACGCGCGGGTACGCGCCGTGATCAGGAACGAGGTCCGCATGGCGGCGCACGCGGACGGTGCCCTGCGTGCCCTGCGCGAACCGGCCTCCTGA
- a CDS encoding alkaline phosphatase family protein, translating into MTYGHSTLADVAPSVLASLGVEGEPNILGLEPTRHAWVLLIDGLGWDLLRDHPDDAPFLGELVDSGRSLTAGFPTTTATSLTSLGTGRPPGHHGIVGYQVAIPGTDQILNQLLWEADVDPRRWQPHRTAFQRAEAAGVHASYVAASAFRDSDLTQASARGGHYRPADGFTELVIAARESARAADRSYTFVYHSHLDAVGHLFGVDSQHWRTELAFVDRLVERLAHSLPRDGVLYVVADHGMVDVPGELKFDVESDRDLAAGVRVLAGEARMRHVYAHPGATDDVLAAWRERFADRALVLGREEAIAAGWFGPVESQVRPRIGDVLAVALGETAFVAPLAEPTMSSLVGMHGSLTTAESRVPLLRVRGDAR; encoded by the coding sequence GTGACCTATGGTCACTCCACCCTCGCCGACGTCGCGCCCTCGGTGTTGGCCTCGCTGGGCGTCGAGGGCGAACCCAACATCCTCGGGCTGGAACCCACGCGCCACGCGTGGGTGTTGCTCATCGACGGGCTGGGCTGGGACCTGCTGCGAGACCATCCCGACGACGCGCCGTTCCTGGGTGAGCTCGTGGACTCCGGGCGGTCGCTGACCGCCGGCTTTCCCACCACGACGGCCACCAGTTTGACCTCGTTGGGCACGGGGCGGCCTCCGGGGCACCACGGGATCGTGGGCTACCAGGTCGCGATTCCCGGCACTGACCAGATCCTCAACCAGCTTCTGTGGGAGGCGGACGTCGACCCGCGGCGGTGGCAGCCGCACCGCACCGCGTTCCAACGTGCCGAGGCGGCTGGCGTCCACGCGAGCTACGTGGCGGCCAGCGCCTTCCGGGATTCGGATCTCACCCAAGCCTCGGCGCGCGGTGGGCACTACCGTCCCGCCGACGGCTTCACCGAGCTGGTCATCGCGGCGCGGGAGTCCGCCCGGGCGGCGGACCGCTCCTACACGTTCGTGTACCACAGCCATCTCGACGCCGTCGGGCACCTGTTCGGTGTGGACTCCCAGCACTGGCGGACCGAACTGGCGTTCGTCGACCGACTCGTCGAGCGGCTCGCGCACTCCCTTCCCCGGGACGGAGTACTGTACGTCGTCGCCGACCACGGCATGGTCGACGTCCCCGGGGAGCTCAAGTTCGACGTCGAGTCCGACCGGGACCTCGCCGCGGGTGTCCGTGTCCTCGCCGGAGAGGCCCGAATGCGTCACGTCTACGCCCATCCGGGCGCCACGGACGACGTCCTCGCCGCGTGGCGGGAGCGGTTCGCGGATCGTGCCCTGGTGCTCGGTCGGGAGGAGGCGATCGCCGCGGGTTGGTTCGGTCCCGTGGAGTCCCAGGTCCGCCCCCGGATCGGGGACGTGCTGGCGGTCGCGCTGGGGGAGACCGCCTTCGTCGCCCCGCTGGCCGAGCCCACGATGTCCTCGCTGGTGGGGATGCATGGTTCGCTCACCACGGCCGAGTCACGGGTACCACTGTTACGGGTGAGGGGAGACGCACGATGA
- a CDS encoding DUF5998 family protein, which translates to MRKTRAAATDWRAQIERSGYYPGLVIDAVADHLGDELVEASMVHHETIFDPDMEMRRHITVLILTPSRLLICHTDEHPAVEANAKPNASTTTEAVKLDNVRSVALTRVIPDPARYAPGTEATEVVLSVNLPMNWGTAAQIDLEPATCSDESCEADHGYTGTITNESLTLRVSGAAEGPESVANLIDFAMALSRATT; encoded by the coding sequence ATGAGGAAAACGCGTGCGGCCGCCACCGACTGGCGAGCCCAGATCGAGCGGAGCGGCTACTACCCCGGTCTGGTGATCGACGCCGTGGCTGACCACCTCGGCGACGAACTCGTCGAAGCGTCGATGGTCCACCACGAGACCATCTTCGATCCGGACATGGAGATGCGGCGGCACATCACCGTCCTGATCCTGACCCCCAGCCGGCTGTTGATCTGCCACACCGACGAACATCCCGCCGTCGAGGCCAACGCCAAACCCAACGCCTCCACCACGACCGAGGCCGTGAAGCTCGACAACGTCCGGTCCGTGGCACTGACACGTGTCATTCCGGACCCGGCGCGCTACGCGCCGGGAACCGAGGCCACCGAAGTGGTGCTGAGCGTGAATCTGCCCATGAACTGGGGGACGGCGGCCCAGATCGACCTGGAACCAGCGACCTGCTCCGACGAGTCCTGCGAGGCCGACCATGGCTACACCGGGACCATCACCAACGAGTCCCTCACGCTGCGGGTGAGTGGCGCGGCCGAGGGCCCGGAGTCCGTCGCCAACCTGATCGACTTCGCGATGGCCCTGTCCCGGGCCACGACCTGA
- a CDS encoding bifunctional acetate--CoA ligase family protein/GNAT family N-acetyltransferase, giving the protein MQPYPEHWEADVVLSDGGTAHLRPITPDDADALRRFHSRLSPETIYYRFFAPYPELSERDVSRFTTVDYTDRVALVATLGGELVAVVRYDRIDADEAEVAFVVEDAHQGRGLASVLLEHIGAVARERGVHRFIADVLPENRRMVNVFREAGYTAEQSFDDGVIRLTLDLEPTDSAVSVMRAREQRAESASIARLLAPESVAVIGASRTAHSIGQTVLRNLLDGDFRGPVFPVHPHARAVAGVRAYPTILDIPDPVDLAVVSVAAERVSEVVEQCAQKGVHGLVVLSSGFGESGDLGRERQEELVLTARAAGMRVVGPNALGVANTSPAVSLNATLASDLPPRGRVGLFAQSGALGRAILRRVSERGMGLSTFVSAGNRADVSGNDLLQYWQEDDTTDVVLQYLESLGNPRKFTRLARRLARSKPIVVVASGESGIPAGHAASTLALPDYAVTSLFHQAGMVRVEDITQMFDVAQLFAHQPLPRGPRVGILGNSDSLGLLVKNACVRSGLRPRDPVDLGPNANAEDFSTAMSRALDDDGVDAVVVVFIPALTPISDDVAAVLRDAAADATKPIVTTYLGYQGMPEELRLRSEDGTIAPGSVPSFPSPEDAVRALAHATHYALWRRRDPGRHLELDGIDGAAARTLIDEALAKAEETGLTDHEVWFSSEPVYEEGTAAETTLGNALLACYGVNVLPSVRVTSTEEAVEALESLGGPVVVRADSPDMRMRAGGAGHRDELRTPEDVRGAFTALHDRFGDVATLVVQRMVTPGVPILVRAGENPSFGSVVSFGLADPTAELLDDRAYRLAPLTDTDSADLVRAVRSSALLFGVPEGATSLADQPDIDDLEELLVRVSRLVDAVPEVAHVELDPVTVNSDGAHVLGARVWLRETRNLRLDYGPRRLREPY; this is encoded by the coding sequence GTGCAGCCATACCCTGAGCACTGGGAAGCCGACGTCGTTCTGAGCGACGGCGGGACCGCCCACCTGCGCCCCATCACACCGGACGATGCCGACGCGCTGCGTCGGTTCCATTCGCGGCTCTCACCGGAGACCATCTACTACCGCTTCTTCGCCCCGTATCCGGAGCTGTCGGAACGCGACGTCAGCAGGTTCACGACCGTCGACTACACCGACCGCGTCGCGCTGGTGGCGACCTTGGGCGGCGAACTCGTCGCGGTGGTCCGCTACGACCGGATCGACGCCGACGAGGCCGAGGTCGCGTTCGTCGTCGAGGACGCCCACCAGGGGCGGGGCCTGGCGTCGGTCCTGTTGGAGCACATCGGGGCGGTCGCCAGGGAGCGGGGGGTGCACCGGTTCATCGCCGACGTGCTGCCGGAGAACCGGCGGATGGTGAACGTCTTCCGCGAGGCCGGCTACACCGCCGAGCAGTCCTTCGACGACGGTGTCATCCGGCTCACGCTCGACCTGGAACCGACCGACAGCGCGGTGAGCGTGATGCGTGCGCGCGAGCAGCGGGCCGAGTCGGCGTCCATCGCGCGCCTGCTGGCACCCGAGTCGGTCGCCGTCATCGGCGCGAGTCGCACCGCGCACAGCATCGGCCAGACCGTCCTGCGCAACCTGCTGGACGGTGACTTCCGTGGTCCGGTGTTCCCGGTCCACCCACACGCGCGTGCCGTCGCGGGTGTGCGCGCCTACCCCACCATCCTCGACATCCCCGACCCGGTGGATCTCGCCGTGGTCTCGGTCGCCGCCGAACGGGTGTCGGAGGTGGTGGAACAGTGCGCCCAGAAGGGCGTGCACGGGTTGGTGGTGCTCAGCTCGGGGTTCGGTGAGTCGGGTGACCTGGGCCGCGAGCGCCAGGAAGAGTTGGTGCTCACCGCCCGGGCGGCGGGGATGCGCGTCGTGGGACCCAACGCACTGGGGGTGGCCAACACCAGTCCCGCGGTCTCGCTCAACGCCACCCTCGCCTCCGACCTACCGCCCCGGGGGCGGGTCGGCCTGTTCGCCCAGTCCGGCGCCCTCGGGCGCGCGATCCTGCGCCGGGTGTCCGAACGGGGGATGGGCCTGTCCACCTTCGTCTCCGCCGGAAACCGGGCCGACGTCTCCGGTAACGACCTCCTGCAGTACTGGCAGGAGGACGACACGACCGACGTCGTGTTGCAGTATCTGGAGTCCCTGGGCAACCCCCGCAAGTTCACCCGGTTGGCGCGGCGCCTGGCCCGCAGTAAGCCGATCGTCGTGGTCGCCAGCGGTGAGTCGGGAATCCCGGCGGGGCACGCCGCCTCCACCCTCGCCCTGCCCGACTACGCGGTCACCTCACTGTTCCACCAGGCCGGGATGGTGCGGGTGGAGGACATCACGCAGATGTTCGATGTCGCCCAGCTCTTCGCGCACCAACCACTGCCCCGTGGCCCCAGGGTCGGGATCCTCGGGAACTCCGACTCCCTCGGTCTGCTGGTCAAGAACGCCTGCGTGCGCTCTGGGCTCCGCCCGCGTGACCCCGTGGACCTCGGCCCCAACGCCAACGCCGAGGACTTCTCCACGGCGATGTCGCGCGCGTTGGACGACGACGGAGTGGACGCCGTGGTCGTCGTGTTCATTCCGGCCCTCACGCCCATATCCGACGACGTGGCGGCCGTGCTGCGCGACGCCGCCGCGGACGCGACCAAGCCGATCGTCACCACCTACCTGGGCTATCAGGGAATGCCGGAGGAGCTGCGGCTTCGCTCGGAGGACGGCACCATCGCGCCCGGATCCGTCCCCTCGTTTCCCTCCCCGGAGGACGCGGTGCGCGCACTCGCCCACGCGACGCACTACGCCCTCTGGCGCAGGCGTGACCCCGGCCGCCACCTCGAGCTCGACGGTATCGACGGGGCAGCGGCGCGGACCCTCATCGACGAGGCGCTCGCGAAGGCCGAGGAGACCGGGCTGACCGACCACGAGGTGTGGTTCAGCAGCGAACCGGTATACGAGGAGGGCACCGCGGCGGAGACGACGTTGGGCAACGCGCTGCTCGCGTGCTACGGCGTCAACGTACTGCCGAGCGTGCGGGTGACGTCCACCGAGGAGGCGGTCGAGGCACTGGAGAGCCTCGGCGGCCCGGTCGTCGTTCGCGCGGACTCACCCGACATGCGGATGCGTGCCGGCGGGGCGGGACATCGTGACGAGCTGCGCACCCCGGAGGATGTACGCGGCGCCTTCACCGCGCTGCACGATCGCTTCGGCGACGTCGCGACCCTGGTCGTCCAGCGGATGGTGACCCCGGGCGTGCCGATTCTCGTCCGCGCCGGGGAGAACCCTTCCTTCGGATCCGTGGTGAGTTTCGGCCTCGCCGACCCCACTGCGGAGCTGCTCGACGATCGTGCGTACCGCCTGGCGCCACTGACGGACACCGACTCCGCGGACCTGGTACGCGCGGTGCGGTCCTCCGCCCTGCTGTTCGGAGTCCCGGAGGGGGCGACGAGCCTCGCTGACCAGCCCGACATCGACGACCTGGAGGAGCTCCTCGTTCGGGTCTCGCGCCTGGTCGACGCGGTGCCGGAGGTGGCGCACGTGGAACTCGACCCGGTGACCGTGAACTCCGACGGGGCACACGTCCTGGGGGCCCGGGTCTGGCTGCGGGAGACCCGCAACCTGCGGCTGGACTACGGGCCGCGCCGGCTTCGGGAACCGTACTGA
- the mnhG gene encoding monovalent cation/H(+) antiporter subunit G, which yields MKDVIISVLLIAGASLSLIAGIAMVRFPDVLARLHAALKPQVLGLILIMAALAIELGAPLDAGTTILMIVLFQVITVPVAAHFVSRTAYRTGRVKRDLVIVDELAVRKEQGKEH from the coding sequence ATGAAGGATGTCATCATCTCGGTCCTGCTCATCGCGGGTGCGTCGCTCTCGCTCATCGCCGGCATCGCCATGGTCCGGTTCCCGGACGTGTTGGCGCGACTGCACGCCGCCCTCAAACCCCAGGTGCTCGGACTCATCCTGATCATGGCCGCCCTGGCGATCGAGTTGGGCGCCCCGCTGGACGCGGGAACCACGATTCTGATGATCGTGCTGTTCCAGGTCATCACCGTTCCGGTCGCGGCCCACTTCGTGAGTCGGACCGCCTACCGGACCGGGAGGGTCAAGCGGGACCTGGTCATCGTGGACGAACTCGCGGTTCGCAAGGAGCAGGGCAAGGAACACTGA
- a CDS encoding monovalent cation/H+ antiporter complex subunit F has protein sequence MTVVYVIVAVLLSTAAALTMVRLVRGPSALDRATALDTLIAVMICGIGAEAVAHGRTTTLPILLVLAIIGFTGSVAISRFAPSLYNRTAESAKRKGGQR, from the coding sequence ATGACCGTCGTATACGTGATCGTCGCGGTGCTGCTGAGCACGGCCGCCGCGCTGACGATGGTTCGGCTCGTTCGGGGCCCGTCGGCGCTCGACCGGGCCACCGCGCTGGACACCCTGATCGCCGTCATGATCTGTGGCATCGGAGCGGAGGCGGTCGCCCACGGGCGCACCACCACCCTGCCGATCCTGCTCGTCCTGGCGATCATCGGGTTCACCGGTTCCGTCGCCATCTCCCGCTTCGCGCCGTCGTTGTACAACCGGACGGCCGAGTCGGCCAAGCGGAAAGGGGGTCAGCGATGA
- a CDS encoding Na+/H+ antiporter subunit E produces the protein MKQALRRTPWLIALVLIWLFLWGDFGVGRILSGLVVSAIVVLLFPMPPIAIGVRPHPFRLLVVIVSLGWELVAGSFRVGAMVLRRDPPRSAVIEVPVPSRSDLALTFLAIAFSVTPGSSAIEVWRHPGRIYVHVLGVKDKADVEKTRKSAHLLTERVLLALGAKK, from the coding sequence ATGAAGCAGGCTCTTCGGCGAACCCCGTGGCTCATCGCGCTCGTATTGATCTGGCTGTTCCTCTGGGGTGACTTCGGCGTCGGCCGGATCCTCTCCGGACTCGTGGTGTCGGCGATCGTGGTACTGCTCTTCCCGATGCCGCCGATCGCCATCGGGGTGCGGCCGCATCCATTCCGGCTCCTCGTCGTCATCGTCTCCCTAGGCTGGGAGCTCGTCGCGGGGAGTTTCCGGGTCGGCGCGATGGTCCTCCGTCGCGACCCGCCACGCAGCGCCGTGATCGAGGTCCCGGTTCCGTCTCGGTCGGACCTGGCGTTGACCTTCCTGGCGATCGCCTTCTCGGTCACCCCGGGAAGCTCCGCCATCGAGGTGTGGCGACACCCAGGGCGCATCTACGTGCACGTCCTCGGGGTCAAGGACAAAGCCGACGTCGAGAAGACGCGCAAGTCCGCACACCTGCTGACCGAGCGAGTGCTGCTCGCGTTGGGGGCCAAGAAATGA